The Bacteroidales bacterium genomic interval CTATGAAAACGGACGGGTTCTGTTGCATTTTGGTGCCGTTGACTGGGAAAGCGACGTGTTTGTCAACGGCGAGCATGTGGGCAAGCATAAAGGAGGCTATGATCCCTTTACCTATGACATTACCGAGTATGTGGAGTCATCCGGACCACAAGAAATAGAGGTTACTGCCTGGGACCCGACGGATCTGGGCCATCAGCCCGTGGGCAAACAGACCCACGATCCGCGCAGTATATGGTATACAGCCGTTACCGGTATCTGGCAGACCGTCTGGCTGGAGTATGTTCCCCAATCTTATATCAAGAATTTGAAAATCACACCTCAGGTAGATCAAAACCAAGTAAAAATAGAGGCTTATGCCAGTCATGTTTCTGATGATCATCAGATAAAAGTGATCGCCAGGGATGAGGGTCAGACAGTGGCTACCTCCACAGGTTTCCACGACAACCGCCTATTCGTTGAACTTGAAAATCCCAAATTGTGGTCTCCCCAAGATCCTTTCCTCTATGATCTTGAAGTCCAACTGTTGGACGGTGAAGGCAATGCTGTTGATCAGGTGGAAAGTTATTTCGGGATGCGGAAGATCTCACTGGGCAAAGGAGAAGACGGATACACCCGGCTGTTCCTGAACAACAAGCCGCTGTTCCAGCTTGGTCCGCTCGACCAGGGCTGGTGGCCCGACGGATTGTACACTGCTGCTACTGATGAAGCGCTTAAGTATGATGTGCAGGTAACCAAAGACCTTGGTTTTAACATGCTGCGCAAGCACGTGAAGGTGGAGCCGCAGCGGTTCTATTACTGGTGCGACAAGATGGGTGTACTGGTATGGCAGGATATGCCCAGCGGCGACATGCGGCCCGGCAAAATTCCCTACCGCAGCGAAGCCTCTGCTGAGCAGTTCAAAAAGGAATACAAGAACCTCATCAAAGATTTCTATAACCACCCCTCTATCGTGATGTGGGTGCCCTTTAATGAAGGCTGGGGTCAGTTCCAGACCCGCGAGATCGTTGAGATGACCAAAAAGCTGGATCCAACCCGCCTGGTAAACAATGCCAGCGGATGGCATGATAGAAAGGTGGGGGATGTTCATGACATCCATTCCTATCCCGGTCCGGATATGCCCGAGACGGAAGATAACCGGGCTGCCGTGCTGGGCGAGTTCGGCGGTCAGGCGCTCGTTGTAAAAGATCATCTTTGGCTGCAGGATTTCTCAAGGGCACCGAGCCATTATGAAACTTCGCAGTCGAAGGAAAAGCTGCACAACCAGTACGATGATTT includes:
- a CDS encoding beta-galactosidase; its protein translation is MKRTIIVLFFVLFAGLGNLILQAQENQYEKANNPLFTTWAEEVGPENALPEHPRPQMKRDHWKNLNGLWDFQMTSKMGGPGEYEEEILVPYPVESALSGIKEIVGADNRVWYKRSVTVDNPYENGRVLLHFGAVDWESDVFVNGEHVGKHKGGYDPFTYDITEYVESSGPQEIEVTAWDPTDLGHQPVGKQTHDPRSIWYTAVTGIWQTVWLEYVPQSYIKNLKITPQVDQNQVKIEAYASHVSDDHQIKVIARDEGQTVATSTGFHDNRLFVELENPKLWSPQDPFLYDLEVQLLDGEGNAVDQVESYFGMRKISLGKGEDGYTRLFLNNKPLFQLGPLDQGWWPDGLYTAATDEALKYDVQVTKDLGFNMLRKHVKVEPQRFYYWCDKMGVLVWQDMPSGDMRPGKIPYRSEASAEQFKKEYKNLIKDFYNHPSIVMWVPFNEGWGQFQTREIVEMTKKLDPTRLVNNASGWHDRKVGDVHDIHSYPGPDMPETEDNRAAVLGEFGGQALVVKDHLWLQDFSRAPSHYETSQSKEKLHNQYDDLLQKVFPLKEQGLAAAVYTQTTDVETEVNGFMTYDREVIKFDLEHMQEMHQKLIHGK